CGTTGAACTGCGCCGCGCTTCCCGAGCACCTTCTCGAGTCCGAGCTCTTCGGGCACGAGCGCGGCGCCTTCACCAGCGCTCAGCGACGATGCCCGGACAGGAGGTGAGCGAGATGAGCCCCTCCGCCCAGGCGAAGCTCTTGCGCGCGCTGCAGGAGCGGCAGTTCCAGCGGCTGGGCGGCACCCGGGCTCTGAAGGCCAACATCCGCGTGATCGCGGCGACGAACCGCGATCTCCGGAAG
This portion of the Vicinamibacteria bacterium genome encodes:
- a CDS encoding sigma 54-interacting transcriptional regulator, with translation MSPSAQAKLLRALQERQFQRLGGTRALKANIRVIAATNRDLRK